The sequence AAATTGATGAAATGTAATAAGTTTgtgattttaaataatagaattaGAAACATGGAAAAAGTAgtgaataaatgaaaatgaagtTAATAACTTTAGATTAAGGATTAGTATCGTTTCAATTCACTACTTTCTACAATCCTGTGAGAACAAATTAGTTCGAATTACCCGCGTTACGCTCCTATAGTGTAGAGGTCGTTTTACGTTTTACTACGGTTCTGTGGACAAGTTATATAAATCGAGAACAATGGTGAAGATAGTAAGAAAACTGGCATTTATAGACGCCTTGAAAGGCGCATATCATAAACCTTTTTGTACGTCACATAATAAATACACAATGAacatatattacaaatttaattaatgttaCAGGGGAACGACTGAAGCACATGTGGTTTGAGTTTCGAGAATCTAACCAAGCAGTGGCAACATATGCACCTCTAACTGCAATAGTATGCATAcctttaataataatagttacGTATGGGAAAATTCATGCAAATCCTGTTGCAAAATATTACGACCATATTAACAGTAAGTgctaaaatttttttaactatataaattatattattatgtaagCATCCAAATAAAATTGTCCTAGCATATTTAGTAACATCGaccaataaaatttaaatccaTGTTATTCTAACTTTTTAGATGAttagaaaagaatattttactcTAAGAATTATTACATTTCAGTTTATAGACCCGACGATCCACGTGCTGCACTTATTAGAAAGGattattctttaaaatattccatATCTACTATATTTGACAGTATACATATGCCTGGTACCATCTAAATTTATATCAGACAGAAGgaatatagtaaataaatatttatagtagTTACCAAATAAAGACTACACGCATTGCTGTACAATCGTAAATCATCTTATTGAgaaacaggaaaactaaaatACACGATTAGATTAAATAACTTTAATCAACGTGTAACACTGTATC is a genomic window of Bombus huntii isolate Logan2020A chromosome 1, iyBomHunt1.1, whole genome shotgun sequence containing:
- the LOC126871715 gene encoding uncharacterized protein LOC126871715; the encoded protein is MVKIVRKLAFIDALKGAYHKPFWERLKHMWFEFRESNQAVATYAPLTAIVCIPLIIIVTYGKIHANPVAKYYDHINIYRPDDPRAALIRKDYSLKYSISTIFDSIHMPGTI